In Pseudobythopirellula maris, the genomic stretch CCGAACAGAAACCAGTCCACAAGGGCGCGGGCCGCCACAGAGGGCGGCCCCTGCAGGCGTCGTCGTTCCTCGGTTCCTTCGTGGTTCTCTTAAGGGATCAGGGATCGAGTTCACGGCGGCTGCGGCGGGCGATCAGGTCGATCGTTCGTTGTGGCAGCCAGCGTTTCAGGCGCCAGAGTCTTGTCGCCTTGGCGCCCAGCGGGGCGTAGAGCCGGTTGCGGTCGAAGGCCCGCAGCGCGCCCTCGGCGACATCGTCGGCCGTAAGCTGGGCCGACGCAAGGTAGCGATCGGCGAGCTCGGCGAGCCGCGGCGTGGCGAACGCCGCGTGGGCGAACAGCCCGGTGGGTGTGACGCCCGGCGCCGCGACCGTCACCCGCAGGCCGTGCGGGGCGAGCTCGCCGCGGAGCGTCTCGCTGAGCGCCACCACACCCGCCTTGCTGGCGTTGTAGGCCGCGAACCCGGGGGGCGAGATCGCCGCGAAGATCGAAGCGATGTTGATGACGCCCCGGGCGGTGGGGGGAGAGCCGACCGGCTGCTTCAGCAGCGGGATCAGCGTCCGGCAGCCGAGCAGGGCGCCGCCGAGGTTGGTCGCCACGACCCGCAACGCGTCGGCCGCTTCGCAGCGGTCCAGCTCGCCTCCGAGCAGCACGCCGGCGTTGCACACCAGCAGATCGAGTCGCCCGCCGGTCGTCTCGGCGAGCCACGCCGGCAACGCGTCCCAGGCGCTGGCGTCGGAAACGTCCATGCCGTAGCTGTGCGCCACGGCGCCCGCTTGGCGGACGAGCGCCGCGGTCTCATCGGCCGTGACCGGATCGCGGTCGATGGCCACGACCCCGTAGCCACGATCGGCGAGCCGCAGGCAGAACGCCCGGCCGATGCCCGAGCCGGCGCCGGTGACGAGCGCAACGGGTCCGCTGTGCGCAGTGGCGAGGTGGTCGGCAGAGTGGGGCATCGCCAGGGGGGCCGGTGTCGTCCGCGGGTTGATCAGCCAGCGGTCGATTGTCGTCGGCAACGATCGGCGAGGCTAGCGCCGGCGGCGGCGCTGCGCGTACAGAACGAGCGGCAAGGCCATGGCGACCGTGGTGGGCAGCACGCCCGGGAAGCGGTCGGAGAACCGGTTGCGGCAGCGGTTGCAACGGGTGAGGTGCGCATCCATCGAGCGGGCGAGGCCCTTTTCGAATTTGGCGTCGGCTTCCCAGAACTTGCTCGTGAGGAAGGCTTCGTACGCCTCGAAGTGCTTGCGGCATTCGCGGCAGTTGATCCGAGCGGCCGGCGGCTCCTCGGCCGACAGCGTCGAGACGCCCCAAACGCCTGCGGCCAAGAGCACGCATGCCGCCAGACCTACGCCTTGCACGGCCCACCGCCGGCGGGCCGAACGGGCCCGGAGCCGACCGCCGAGCGCAGCCAACTGGCCTGGGGCGCAGTCTTCCCAACCATCGCCAGCGGTCTGGGCGGGGGGAACTTGCGGAGTCGAGCTAGCGGACGGGTCGTTCATGATTGGTTCACAATGTTCGGCGGCAACCAACCATCGGGTCCGCTCTCGTCGTTCATTATCGTTTGCAGGGGGGCATTTCTCTGTGATCGGGGTTACATAGTACCCATTGAGGTAAACCGAAGGAATTCAATTGTTGGGCCCCGATTCGCCGTTTCCGCTAGCCTCAAGGGTGGCCGGGTCTGTGAGGACGATTTTGCGGCGTCCCAGCACAAGCTTACCCTCGGCTTGCAGCTCGCCGAGCAAGATGGTGACGGTCTCTCGGGTGCTGCCGATCACGCTAGCCAGGTCCTGGTGCGAGAGTTTGATCCGCAGTTTCACCCCCTCGGCCGTCGCCTCGCCGTATTGATCGGCGAGCTCTTTGAGCAAACTGATCAAGCGGTCGCGGTTCGAGCGGAAGAGCAAAGAACGGAGACGACGCTCGATCCGGCGTCGACGCAAGCCGTAGAGCTTGGTTACCCCATACGCGATATGGGGATTCCGCTCGACCAGGGCGGTCATCAAGTCGCTTGGCACGAGGATGACGGTCGACTTCTCGGCCGCCTCGGCGTGCTCTTCCCGCTCGCCCGGTTCGAGGAGCGAGAGCTCGCCGAAAAGCTCGCCTGGCTCAATAAAGGCGAGAATCGATTGTTTGCCGTCGGAAGTCAGGCTGCCGATCTTCACCCGGCCCTCGGCCAGCACCAGCACGCCGTTGGCCTGATCGGCCGGCAGGTAGATCGGCTCGCCCCGCTTGTACGTGCGCGATCGGCTCCGAGCCTCTAATGCCGCAACCTCGTCGGGCGCCAAATGCCGAAAGAGGTCGCACTGCTTGAGGAACCAGAGCGTCTCGGTCATGGCGTTCTGGTCGGCGGGGCGGAGGGGAGGCGGGATCGGCTTGGGGGAGCCATTCGTCGGAGCGCCGAACTTGCGGGAGCCAGAGGGGTCAGATCCACGCGTTTCGGAACCAGGCGGGGGGGAGCCGTACGCGGCGGCGCGTCCGGGAGGGGCGCCTTCCGGGTCGCCGCCGATGAGTAATCCACTAGAGCCCATATCGTAATAGAATCGCCTCCCACTCTAAAGACGTCCCACCGCTGGGTGGGGCGTGTGCGTGATACGCGGCGCCACGAGAGCCGTGGCTGCGAACCGCAAAAAGGTGGTCCGCAATTGAAGCACTCAGCCGTTTTCAGTCTCCTCGGTCGACCAATATCCTCCCAACCCGTGGTCGAACCGAACCGCTCGGCCGACCACCTCGGGGGAGACTGTACCGTCTCGGAATACCGTACGGCCGCCGACCCACGTACGCACGGGCCAACCAATGAGTTCTTGCCCATCCCAAGGCGACCAGCCCGATTTGGTGATCTGGCTCACATTGCTGACGGTGGCGCGCTTTTCTAGGTCGACCAATACCAGGTCGGCGTCGTAGCCGCGCTCGATACGGCCTTTGCCCACCATGTCCCAAACCCGAGCCGGCGCGTCGCACATCCAGTGCGTCACTTGTTCGAGTGTGCAGCGGCCGCGGTGGACCTCGTTGAGCATCAGCGCCAAAGAATTCTCGACCGCCGGCAAGCCAGAAGGCGCCTTCGGGTACGGCTGCCGTTTCTCTTCGAGCGTGTGCGGGGCGTGGTCGGTCGCCACAACCTGCAGCCGCCCGTCGAGGAGCGATCCCCAGATCCGCTCGCAGTCCTCTTTGTTCTTGAGCGATGGGTTCATCTGCACAAGCGTCCCGAGCCGCTCGTAGTCGTCGACCGAGAACAGCAGGTGGTGGGGGCACGCCTCGGCCGTGATGAGCGGCGTGAGGCCCGCCGCCCGCCGCGCGGCGATCGCCGCGCCGATCAGGTCGGTCTCGTCGCCTGTGGAGACGTGCAGCACGTGGAACCGGTGCTCGTGGCGGTGGGCCAAGTCGATCGCCCGGGCGGTGGCGATGCGCGCCGCCTCGTGGTCGCGGATGCGTGAGTGGTCGGCCACGTCGGTCGAGTCGGCGTACCGTTCGGCGTTGGCCCGCACCGTCGTCTCGTCCTCGCAATGGGCGGTGATCGGCAGGCGGGTCTCGGCGAAGATCCGTTCGAGCGCCGCCTGCTCGTCGACCAGCAGGTCGCCGGTGCTCGAACCGATGAAGATCTTGATCCCCGGCGTACGCTCACCCGCTTCACGCTCGATGCGCCGCAGCTCTTCGACGTTGTCGGGCGTCGCCCCGACATAGAAGCCGTAGTTCACCACGCACTTTGTCGCAGCCAGGGCGAGCTTCTCGTCGAGCCGTTCGAGCGTCACCGTGTTCGGCACGGTGTTGGGCATCTCCAGGAAGGTCGTGACGCCCCCTTTCGCGCACGCCCGGCTGGCCGTGGCGAGATCCTCTTTGTGCGTGAGACCCGGGTCGCGGAAGTGGACCTGATCGTCGACCACGCCCGGCATAAGCACGAGCCCCGTGGCGTCGACCGTCTCGTCGGCGGCCGTCTGGATGGCGGGGCCCAGGTCGGCGATTCGGTCGCCCTCGACCAGCACGTCGATGCGTTCGACGCCCGAGGGGAGCACCACGTCGGCGCCACGGATCAAGGTCTTCATCGAGTCATCTCTTTAGAGGGTAAGCGGGGCAGGGGGACGCGGTGGCGTCAGCGCTGCACGAGCCGCCCATTGTCGCCGCGCGTGTGGCGTTTCGACAACACGCCGCGCACACGCGACATCGGGCCCCGTCGCGCGGTGGCGTTTGGGCCACGCGGCGCCGGACTGCACGGCTTGCGAGGGGGGACCGGCAGCGGATTTCCCGCGACTTACTCCGCCGGGCTCCGCCGGGAGAAACGTGACCTAAGTTTTCAACGAGCCGCTGCGCAAGCCTCGGCAGACACTTTTCCCCGCGACCTTTTCCCACTTGTTCACCCCGCCGCCGCGACACGCCCCGTGTCGCCGGCCCCGCCCGATCGCACGGCACACGACGTTCGTGTTGCTGCGACACGGCGAACCGAGCCGGCCCTCATCCCCCATGTCCAAAAAAGCCCTCCGCCTCCGAACCGCACGCGCCACTCAGATCGAGTGCCTCGAAGAGCGGATCGTGATGACCGCCCAGGCGCTCGATGCGCTGATCACGCAGCACAACGGGGTCGGCTTCGACGCGATCGACCAGCACATCGAGGTCGCCCCGCATCAAGAAGACAGTCTTCAGGAAGGCGGCTACTGGCAGCAAGACGATCTTGAGCTCCCGCTCGGGCAGGAGTTCGAGCGCGTCGAGCAAACGCTCAACAGCGCTCACGCGCTCACCGGTCTCGACGAGGTGCTCGCCCATTACGGCTTCACCGGCGACGGCCAGACCGTGGCGGTGATCGACAGCGGCATCGCCTGGTCGCACGAGGCTCTGGGCGGCGGTCTCGGCAAGGACTACCGCGTGGTGGGCGGCTGGGACTTCACCGAGAACGACGCCGACCCCTACGACGACGGCCCCAACGGGGGACACGGGACCCACGTCGCCGGCATCGTCGGCGCCGACGGCCTGCTCGACGGCGTCGCCTCGGGGGTCGACCTGGTCGGCCTCCGCGTGTTCGACGACTCGGGCTACGGCCACTTCGGCTACGTCGAGCAGGCCCTCCAGTGGGTGATCGCCAACCACGACAACTCGGCGATCGTCAACCACCCGATCACCGCGATCAACCTCTCGCTCGGGATGTCGTGGAACGATGACGTGGGCGAGATCCCCTTCGCCTCGATCGAGGACGAGTTCGCCCAGCTCGAATCGATGGGCATCTTCATCTCGGTCTCGGCCGGCAACAGCTTCACGTCGTACAACGCGCAGGGCCTGAGCTACCCCGCCGCCAGCCAGTACGTGACGCCAGTCATGTCGGTCGACGACAACGGCTCGCTCAGCTACTTCAGCCAGCGCCACACCTCGGCGATCGCCGCCCCGGGGCGCACGGTCACCAGCACCGTGCCCGACTACGCCGCCAACGACGCCGACAACATCGACGACGACTGGGCCAGCATGTCGGGCACGAGCATGGCCTCGCCGTACGTGGCCGGCGCCAGCGTGATCATCCGCCAGGCGATGGAGTTCGCCGGCTACGAGAACATCACCCAGGACACGATCTACGACCACATCGTCTCGACCGCCGACCAGTTCTACGACTCGGCGACCAACGCCACGTACAACCGCCTGAACCTGTGGTCGGCCATCGACGCCCTGATGCCGGCCGACGACTACGGTTCGAGCATCGACACCGCCTACAGCCTCGGCGTGCTGAGCGACGGCCTGCAAGCCAACGCCGGAACGATGGACGGCGCCATCACGGCGCTCGACGACTCCGACTACTTCACGTTCACCGCCGGGGTGACCGGCGAGGTGACCTTCACCGTCGGCGCCGCGTCGCACGAGTTGCAAGCCGCCTGGCAGGGCTGGGACGGCTCCGGCGCCGTGGGCGACGGAGCGGTCGGCGACAACGGCGCCAGCTACACCCTCCAGGTCCAGCAGGGGCAAACTTACACCGTGGCCCTGGCCACGGCGGACGGGCTGGGCTACTACGACTTCACGATCGACGTGGAGAGCACGTTCGAGTTCGTCGACTGGGGCGCCACCGGCCGCCAGGATACGCACGCCGGCGTCGCCGTCGACGGCGAGCAGTGGTTCCGCGTGACCGCCGGCCAGGCGGGCTACGTCACGGCCCAAGCGCTCGTGACGAGCGGCGCGGCCACGGTCGAGCTATACGACGCCAACCTGCAATCGCTGGACGACGACGGCGCCCGCTCCGAAACGTACGCCCAGCAAGGCGACGAGATCTACATCCGCGTGACCGGCGCCGCCACGCTCGACGTGCGGCTGACCAACGCCGTGAGCATGAGCGGCGGCGTGGCGACCGTCACCGGCACCAGCGGCGACGACGCCCTCACCTTCACCGCCGGCGACACGACGCACACGGTGAGCCTGAACGGCGTGAGCTACAACGTGTCCGCCACGAGCATCCAGATCAACGGCGGCGCGGGCTCCGACTCGCTGCTAGCTCACGGATCGGCAGCAAGCGAAACCGCACTAGTAGGAGTCAATAGCGTTAGTCTCACTTCCTCGGGATACGGTCTTCATGTTCGCGGCGTCGAGGAGAACGTCTTGGTGGGAGGCGGTGGGAACGATACTGCTTACATGTACGGCTCATCCGGCGCCGATACTTATCGGTCGTACGGGGACCGCGCAGTCATGTCTGGATCAGGCTATTACAACCGGGCGTCAGGGTTCGATTCGACTACGGGGTTCGCGAATGGTGCTGAAGACATCGCGTACATGTATGGTTCATCGGGGGATGACTTATACCGAAGCTATTCCGATCGGGTCGTGATGTCGGGGGCCGGTTTTGTCAATCGCGCCTTCGGGTTCAGCAGCACCGTGGGGTATGGCGACTCCGCTAATGACATCGCTCAGATGTTCGACTCGGCTGGGGCAGACGAGTATCGCACATCGGAAACTCATGCCATTATGGCCGGTCAGGGGTACCACAATACGGCCGTGAGGTTTGGCGCTACGTACGGGTTCGCAAGCGGTCCTAGCGACATGGCTTGGATGTACGGCTCATCGGGGGACGATGTCTACTCCACTTCCGCTGAGCGGGTGGTGATGCAGGGGGCTGGCTACGCGAATACAGCGAGCGGCTTCGGGGCGACAGTCGGCTACGCAAATGGGGAAAACGATCGTGTGTATATGAGGGGCTCGGACGGAGACGATCTTTACCGAGCCTATTCAGATCGCGTGGTGATGTCAGGCGCAGACTACCTCAATCGTGCCTATTCTTTCGACCAAACATGGGCCTATGGAGACAGTGCCGGTGATATAGCGCAGTTGCATGGGACACCAGAAGACGAGGAATACCGCACCTCAGCAACACACGCGGTGATGAGCGGAACTGGCTATATTAACACCGCGGCTTACTTTTCAAGCACGTTCGGACATGGCGGCGGCGGTGGCGATCAGGCCTGGATGTACGGATCTGAGGCTGCCGACACTTACGTTGCCTATGCTGACTACGTGAGAATGTCGAGCGTGTCTTACTCGAACACCGCGTCTGATTTCGCAAGCACCTATGGCTATGCGAATGGGGCTGGGGACCGCGCCGAACTTTACGGAACAGAAGCATCCGACTCCTTCCGTGCTTATACCGATCGCTCGATATTGTCAGGCGCCGGTTACTACAGCCGTGCGACGGGGTTCGATATCGTTGTGGGATCGGGTGAAGGCGGTGCCGATACCGCTTGGATGTACGACGAATCCGGTGACGATCTAGCCACGGTTCGCGACGAAGCCGTTAGTTTTGCGCTCGGATCGGGGCGTCGGCTTGAATCGCAGGACTTCGAAGAGGTGTACATCCATGGAACGGGGGGGAGCAACGCAGTAGATGAGACGGCTGTCGACTACTACTTCGAGCGTGTCGGGAACTGGGTGTAAAAAGTACGTGAGTGTGCGGTGATATATTCAAGCCGCGTCGGCACTCCATTCCCGCCT encodes the following:
- a CDS encoding SDR family NAD(P)-dependent oxidoreductase translates to MPHSADHLATAHSGPVALVTGAGSGIGRAFCLRLADRGYGVVAIDRDPVTADETAALVRQAGAVAHSYGMDVSDASAWDALPAWLAETTGGRLDLLVCNAGVLLGGELDRCEAADALRVVATNLGGALLGCRTLIPLLKQPVGSPPTARGVINIASIFAAISPPGFAAYNASKAGVVALSETLRGELAPHGLRVTVAAPGVTPTGLFAHAAFATPRLAELADRYLASAQLTADDVAEGALRAFDRNRLYAPLGAKATRLWRLKRWLPQRTIDLIARRSRRELDP
- a CDS encoding Crp/Fnr family transcriptional regulator; this translates as MTETLWFLKQCDLFRHLAPDEVAALEARSRSRTYKRGEPIYLPADQANGVLVLAEGRVKIGSLTSDGKQSILAFIEPGELFGELSLLEPGEREEHAEAAEKSTVILVPSDLMTALVERNPHIAYGVTKLYGLRRRRIERRLRSLLFRSNRDRLISLLKELADQYGEATAEGVKLRIKLSHQDLASVIGSTRETVTILLGELQAEGKLVLGRRKIVLTDPATLEASGNGESGPNN
- a CDS encoding dihydroorotase — protein: MKTLIRGADVVLPSGVERIDVLVEGDRIADLGPAIQTAADETVDATGLVLMPGVVDDQVHFRDPGLTHKEDLATASRACAKGGVTTFLEMPNTVPNTVTLERLDEKLALAATKCVVNYGFYVGATPDNVEELRRIEREAGERTPGIKIFIGSSTGDLLVDEQAALERIFAETRLPITAHCEDETTVRANAERYADSTDVADHSRIRDHEAARIATARAIDLAHRHEHRFHVLHVSTGDETDLIGAAIAARRAAGLTPLITAEACPHHLLFSVDDYERLGTLVQMNPSLKNKEDCERIWGSLLDGRLQVVATDHAPHTLEEKRQPYPKAPSGLPAVENSLALMLNEVHRGRCTLEQVTHWMCDAPARVWDMVGKGRIERGYDADLVLVDLEKRATVSNVSQITKSGWSPWDGQELIGWPVRTWVGGRTVFRDGTVSPEVVGRAVRFDHGLGGYWSTEETENG
- a CDS encoding S8 family peptidase, with protein sequence MSKKALRLRTARATQIECLEERIVMTAQALDALITQHNGVGFDAIDQHIEVAPHQEDSLQEGGYWQQDDLELPLGQEFERVEQTLNSAHALTGLDEVLAHYGFTGDGQTVAVIDSGIAWSHEALGGGLGKDYRVVGGWDFTENDADPYDDGPNGGHGTHVAGIVGADGLLDGVASGVDLVGLRVFDDSGYGHFGYVEQALQWVIANHDNSAIVNHPITAINLSLGMSWNDDVGEIPFASIEDEFAQLESMGIFISVSAGNSFTSYNAQGLSYPAASQYVTPVMSVDDNGSLSYFSQRHTSAIAAPGRTVTSTVPDYAANDADNIDDDWASMSGTSMASPYVAGASVIIRQAMEFAGYENITQDTIYDHIVSTADQFYDSATNATYNRLNLWSAIDALMPADDYGSSIDTAYSLGVLSDGLQANAGTMDGAITALDDSDYFTFTAGVTGEVTFTVGAASHELQAAWQGWDGSGAVGDGAVGDNGASYTLQVQQGQTYTVALATADGLGYYDFTIDVESTFEFVDWGATGRQDTHAGVAVDGEQWFRVTAGQAGYVTAQALVTSGAATVELYDANLQSLDDDGARSETYAQQGDEIYIRVTGAATLDVRLTNAVSMSGGVATVTGTSGDDALTFTAGDTTHTVSLNGVSYNVSATSIQINGGAGSDSLLAHGSAASETALVGVNSVSLTSSGYGLHVRGVEENVLVGGGGNDTAYMYGSSGADTYRSYGDRAVMSGSGYYNRASGFDSTTGFANGAEDIAYMYGSSGDDLYRSYSDRVVMSGAGFVNRAFGFSSTVGYGDSANDIAQMFDSAGADEYRTSETHAIMAGQGYHNTAVRFGATYGFASGPSDMAWMYGSSGDDVYSTSAERVVMQGAGYANTASGFGATVGYANGENDRVYMRGSDGDDLYRAYSDRVVMSGADYLNRAYSFDQTWAYGDSAGDIAQLHGTPEDEEYRTSATHAVMSGTGYINTAAYFSSTFGHGGGGGDQAWMYGSEAADTYVAYADYVRMSSVSYSNTASDFASTYGYANGAGDRAELYGTEASDSFRAYTDRSILSGAGYYSRATGFDIVVGSGEGGADTAWMYDESGDDLATVRDEAVSFALGSGRRLESQDFEEVYIHGTGGSNAVDETAVDYYFERVGNWV